From the genome of Phoenix dactylifera cultivar Barhee BC4 chromosome 5, palm_55x_up_171113_PBpolish2nd_filt_p, whole genome shotgun sequence:
ATTTCTCTATATCATGATTCCTACAGGTCCACAGAATCAGGTCATGCAAGCAAGTAAATTCATACCTTAACTTTATCATTCCATGGTAGGAAAAACAAAAAGCTATGATACAAGATTCTACGCAAAGAACCCGTTCAAACATGAATTTAAAGGCATAGTTCATAGCTGGTGACAGTTCCCTTAACCTCTTTGCAACTGCAAAACCATGAAAGAACTGTATCATGGCCATCCTTGATCCAGCGTATATCCCTTACCATGAAGACAGCCAAAAGTACACCATGTACAAAATTTGTAAGGAGCTTGAGAATCAAGCAAGCAGTCAAAAGCCTCAATCTAATTCCAGTAACAAAGTCATATGCAAGTCAAAAGGTACAAATCATCCCACAAGAAAGGTAGACAGTAAACCTTTGAGTCGCATTAGTAAAGACAGACCCAGCTCACAGCTGCATTACACGTATGAGGTGCCTACTCATCAAAAGAGAAAACTTGGACCTCACTTGGGATTCCTCAGAACAATGATGACAGAGTCCCCTCGAAGGAACATCTTACTGATGAATCTATCCTTGTTGATGggaagagctttcttcttgccTTTACCAGTCTTGGGTATCTGCAGAAAAATACAATCATAATCATGGTAGATACACTAAtaatgtaaaagaaaaaaagaaataaattatgTGTTGAAACTACCTCAGTCCACATTTCCCTAACATTTTCGAGAACCATGTTACAATGGCGATCAAATGCTCTCACACGGCCAAGTAGCTTCTTGTTGTTCCGGCAATTAATGAGCACCTGATGTGGCAATAGTTTTAGTCCAAATCTATtgattcctttttctctcttggaGATTTAGGAGCAAAAGATACGGAAATAGATACAAAACTTTTTGCCTGATGTCTAGAAGACTACAAGTAAAACTAAATTCTTCAAAGATAACCAAAAGGGATCCTCCTTTTGTAGGACTTATGTTAGTGGTTCAAAGTTGTGAAGAAGCAGAAATTACTAATAATTGATGTCATTAACTGAATAGCTCATTTCAAAGAAACCGCTACAGTAAAATTCCGCAGCAATTAGGCTATAACCCTCTTGTTGAGCATATTGTTAGACATACACTACTGGACAGTATAGGCCTCTCACCTGAGTATTGTTTTTGACACTCATCATCAAAACAGAGAGAGGGCCTGTGTTgaattcctcctcttctttctttccagcCTATCACAAATAAGTGAACAAGCAAGCATTTATCAGTCTGGTCAACAAAATTGTAATATAACTT
Proteins encoded in this window:
- the LOC103703953 gene encoding small nuclear ribonucleoprotein Sm D2-like; amino-acid sequence: MEDDTNAGKKEEEEFNTGPLSVLMMSVKNNTQVLINCRNNKKLLGRVRAFDRHCNMVLENVREMWTEIPKTGKGKKKALPINKDRFISKMFLRGDSVIIVLRNPK